The Coleofasciculaceae cyanobacterium genomic sequence TTTAAAGTCAATTAATTTTCCTTGTCTAATTTCTCGCCCAAATTTGCCAGCCATCCACTTTAAAAGCAACCATAGTCGTTTGGCTATTCTAGTACTGCGAAGAATATACATTAGCTGCTGTGTTTGTTTAGCATGGTACAGCAGGTTTCTAGATACTGTTTCCCATTCAGCTCGATATATAGCGATCGCTTCAACTTTACTCATACATTTAAGGGTATGAGGGACTACCTTAGACAAAGATTCCCCTACTAAGTCTTCTACCCCCCAAAATCCTAAAGTAATTGATGTGCCTTCCTCACTGACAGTATAGCTTTTGACTACACCATTAACAATTAACCATAGATGATTTGTTCTTTGAGGCAGCTCATCACCAGGATGAAACAATAAAGATTGTGGTTCGTTCAACAAGGTTTGCATTTGTTTTGATCACAACGCGGTTTAATTTTTGGTTAATACCAAGTAAACTAAGTATTTTATCTGATTTGTTATATAACTTCACTAAAAAACTGCACTCAAATTAATTCGGTGCAGTTAAAACTTATCGTTTGTTTATAGGGTTAAAATTGTAATGTTCCCAAAATCCGTAAACTATCAAGCTAAAGTTCGCTAATCCAGCAAACAAGGCATACCATCTCCCAGTTTTGCCATCTTTATCAGGAATTAGAGGAATAGCTGCTGAGGCTATTAGCGGTAAGACGATAATAGCTGTTAGCCAAAGAATTTGAATTTCCATTTTTCTTTAGGCATACATACTCAGTGATTATCTGCATATTGTATTAAGTTTTGTAAAAAAACCAATAATTTAGATCACAAATCAAAAAAGGTGTGCTCACTGACTTAATTTATCGATTATCTGTTTGATTAACAACTTGAGTATGATGCTGAGGCAAAAATCTGAGTGGTGTGTTTTACTAGAATGCATTGTTTTGATGCTATTCCATGACTCGCACCGATTGGATCATTCTCTGTTTGGCATATATTATTGGTTTAATATCGACTAATTTGGTGGCTTTTTCCACCTCTGGCTTTACCTTACAGCAATTGTGTATCCTAGCAGCAGGATTAATCGGGTTAGCCTTAATTAGCGCGATCGCCTTAGGAAAATCGTTCAAAAATAACATTTGGATAGGCGCAGCTATAGTTGCTATCTTGGCGATACTGTATTTTCAGTTACGCATTCCTCAGCCAAATAGTAATGATCTTAGCTATCAAATAGCCGCATCCGATAGTAAGTTAGTCACAGTGACAGGAAAAGTTTTAACTGAACCTAGATTGAACGATCGCGCCTGTCTTAAAGTTTGGCTACAGGCTACTGAAATTAACGACCGAGAACCAGTTTCTGGCAAGCTTTATCTTACTTTGCCTCTATTAAAGGGAACGGGGATCCATCCTGGACAACAGTTAAAAGTAAAGGGGATGCTCTATTTACCCCAAGCAGCTATTAATGCTGGTGGATTTGATTTCCAACAATATTTGGCTCGTCAGGGAATATTTGCCGGGATGCAGGGTATTGAAGCAACTTTCGATCCTCAAGCTGAACCCGTATGGGGTTGGTGGAAACTGCGTCAGCGTATCGTGCGAAGTCAATTGCGGGGGTTAGGAAGCCCAGTAGGACAGTTAGTTAGCTCTATGGTTTTGGGGCGAAAGGCTGTTGATCTACCTAATGATCTTCGCGATCGCTTTATTGAGGCTGGATTAGCTCATGTATTGGCTGCATCAGGCTTTCATGTATCTCTTTTACTGGGAATTATTTTAAAGCTGACCGAGCGCTTTGCTGCCAAACCTCGGTTAGTCGTGGGAATCAGCACTTTAGCTATCTA encodes the following:
- a CDS encoding Crp/Fnr family transcriptional regulator, yielding MQTLLNEPQSLLFHPGDELPQRTNHLWLIVNGVVKSYTVSEEGTSITLGFWGVEDLVGESLSKVVPHTLKCMSKVEAIAIYRAEWETVSRNLLYHAKQTQQLMYILRSTRIAKRLWLLLKWMAGKFGREIRQGKLIDFKITHQELADVVGTTRITVTKTLNQFEREGLIIRPKTKCIIVRRC